One genomic segment of Bos javanicus breed banteng chromosome 23, ARS-OSU_banteng_1.0, whole genome shotgun sequence includes these proteins:
- the RPP40 gene encoding ribonuclease P protein subunit p40 isoform X1 codes for MATLRRLREVPRHLLVCEKSNFGHDKSRHRHLVETHYYNYRVSFLIPECGILSKELKDLVMGFGPYYFVKGLPLYELITHEFINTFVKKGSCYALTYNTNIDEDNTVALLPNGKLILSLDKDTYEETGLQGRPSQYSGRKTMRFIVSIDLMDLSSNLDSKKYKRVSWAFKEKKPLKFDFLLAWHQTGAEGSTMMSYFSGYGIQEHQPKIALSTTPDLRCPVLRSGLLGGEPEAACSAHELFDWLGAVFSHADLNNEPYNFVSTYCCPQPSSVVAQASLCSVTGFLLPERICVLLEQLCRYFDEPKLAPWVTLSVQGFADSPVSWRESEHGFQKGGEHLYNFVIFNNRDYWLQMAVGADDDCPP; via the exons ATGGCCACGTTGCGCCGGCTGCGAGAGGTGCCCCGGCACCTGCTGGTCTGCGAGAAGTCCAACTTCGGCCATGACAAGTCGCGCCACCGGCATCTCGTGGAGACGCACTATTACAATTACAGG GTTTCGTTTCTGATTCCTGAATGTGGGATActctcaaaagaactgaaagatcTGGTCATGGGATTCGGACCCTATTACTTTGTGAAGGGTTTACCTCTTTATGAGTTAATCACACACGAATTCATCAATACTTTTGTCaagaaag GTTCGTGCTATGCGCTGACATACAACACAAATATTGATGAGGATAATACTGTTGCCCTGCTGCCAAATG GGAAATTAATTTTATCCCTGGATAAAGACACTTATGAAGAAACTGGACTTCAGGGCCGTCCCTCTCAGTATTCTGGCAGGAAAACCATGAGATTCA ttgtttccaTTGATCTGATGGATTTATCCTCTAACCTGGACTCCAAGAAGTATAAAAGAGTGTCTTGGGCCTTCAAAGAAAAGAAGCCGTTgaagtttgattttcttttggcATGGCATCAAACAg GTGCAGAAGGATCCACGATGATGTCATACTTTTCCGGTTACGGAATTCAGGAGCATCAGCCAAAAATAGCGCTGAGCACGACGCCGGACCTGCGGTGCCCCGTGCTGCGGAGCGGCCTGCTCGGGGGCGAGCCGGAGGCGGCCTGCAGCGCCCACGAGCTCTTCGACTGGCTGGGCGCCGTCTTCAGTCACGCAGACCT AAATAACGAGCCTTATAATTTCGTATCAACCTACTGCTGTCCGCAGCCGAGCTCGGTGGTGGCCCAGGCGTCCCTGTGCTCTGTCACTGGTTTCCTCCTCCCGGAGCGGATATGTGTCCTGTTGGAGCAGCTGTG TCGCTACTTTGATGAACCAAAGTTGGCCCCGTGGGTGACGCTGTCCGTTCAAGGCTTTGCAGACAGCCCTGTTTCCTGGAGAGAAAGTGAACACGGTTTTCAGAAAGGAGGAGAACACTTATACAACTTCGTGATCTTTAATAATCGGGACTACTGGCTTCAGATGGCCGTGGGGGCGGACGACGACTGTCCCCCGTAA
- the RPP40 gene encoding ribonuclease P protein subunit p40 isoform X2: MGFGPYYFVKGLPLYELITHEFINTFVKKGSCYALTYNTNIDEDNTVALLPNGKLILSLDKDTYEETGLQGRPSQYSGRKTMRFIVSIDLMDLSSNLDSKKYKRVSWAFKEKKPLKFDFLLAWHQTGAEGSTMMSYFSGYGIQEHQPKIALSTTPDLRCPVLRSGLLGGEPEAACSAHELFDWLGAVFSHADLNNEPYNFVSTYCCPQPSSVVAQASLCSVTGFLLPERICVLLEQLCRYFDEPKLAPWVTLSVQGFADSPVSWRESEHGFQKGGEHLYNFVIFNNRDYWLQMAVGADDDCPP, from the exons ATGGGATTCGGACCCTATTACTTTGTGAAGGGTTTACCTCTTTATGAGTTAATCACACACGAATTCATCAATACTTTTGTCaagaaag GTTCGTGCTATGCGCTGACATACAACACAAATATTGATGAGGATAATACTGTTGCCCTGCTGCCAAATG GGAAATTAATTTTATCCCTGGATAAAGACACTTATGAAGAAACTGGACTTCAGGGCCGTCCCTCTCAGTATTCTGGCAGGAAAACCATGAGATTCA ttgtttccaTTGATCTGATGGATTTATCCTCTAACCTGGACTCCAAGAAGTATAAAAGAGTGTCTTGGGCCTTCAAAGAAAAGAAGCCGTTgaagtttgattttcttttggcATGGCATCAAACAg GTGCAGAAGGATCCACGATGATGTCATACTTTTCCGGTTACGGAATTCAGGAGCATCAGCCAAAAATAGCGCTGAGCACGACGCCGGACCTGCGGTGCCCCGTGCTGCGGAGCGGCCTGCTCGGGGGCGAGCCGGAGGCGGCCTGCAGCGCCCACGAGCTCTTCGACTGGCTGGGCGCCGTCTTCAGTCACGCAGACCT AAATAACGAGCCTTATAATTTCGTATCAACCTACTGCTGTCCGCAGCCGAGCTCGGTGGTGGCCCAGGCGTCCCTGTGCTCTGTCACTGGTTTCCTCCTCCCGGAGCGGATATGTGTCCTGTTGGAGCAGCTGTG TCGCTACTTTGATGAACCAAAGTTGGCCCCGTGGGTGACGCTGTCCGTTCAAGGCTTTGCAGACAGCCCTGTTTCCTGGAGAGAAAGTGAACACGGTTTTCAGAAAGGAGGAGAACACTTATACAACTTCGTGATCTTTAATAATCGGGACTACTGGCTTCAGATGGCCGTGGGGGCGGACGACGACTGTCCCCCGTAA